In one Campylobacter showae CSUNSWCD genomic region, the following are encoded:
- the acpS gene encoding holo-ACP synthase has product MIGIDIVAISRISRLKERRGEDFLRYFLNDEEINIAKTDATIAGFFAAKEAISKALGCGISAEFSFFDAQIYKDEKNAPKVKLSEKIIKNFNLKDAQITISHDGGFAIAAAILQKAD; this is encoded by the coding sequence ATGATCGGCATAGACATCGTAGCGATCTCGCGAATCTCAAGGCTTAAAGAGCGGCGAGGCGAGGATTTTTTGAGATATTTTTTAAACGATGAAGAGATAAATATCGCAAAAACGGACGCTACGATAGCTGGATTTTTCGCAGCTAAAGAGGCTATCAGCAAGGCTCTTGGCTGCGGGATCTCGGCTGAGTTTTCGTTCTTTGACGCTCAAATTTATAAAGACGAGAAAAATGCCCCCAAAGTAAAGCTCTCAGAAAAAATCATCAAAAACTTTAACCTAAAAGACGCGCAAATCACCATAAGTCACGACGGCGGCTTTGCTATCGCCGCTGCAATACTGCAAAAAGCGGATTGA